One window of the Xiphophorus hellerii strain 12219 chromosome 15, Xiphophorus_hellerii-4.1, whole genome shotgun sequence genome contains the following:
- the ccn2a gene encoding CCN family member 2a, whose translation MSAGMKKTILLPVLCIMFSYMAAGQECSGQCSCPSTLPQCPPGVSLVLDGCSCCRVCAKQMGELCTEKDVCDPHKGLYCDFGAPTNRRIGVCTAREGATCVFGGMVYKNGESFQSSCKYQCTCLDGAVGCVPLCSMDIRLPSPDCPMPKRVKVPGKCCEEWICESPQKNSFAGTALAAYREEETYGPDPNMMRENCLVQTTEWSACSKTCGLGISTRVTNDNHECRLEKQTRLCMVRPCESQLEQSIRKGKKCIRTPRVSKPMKFEISGCTTTKSYRPKFCGVCLDGRCCTPHRTTTLPMEFKCPDGQVMKKHMMFIKSCACHYNCPGENDIFEAMYYKKMIGDMA comes from the exons ATGTCTGCTGGAATGAAGAAAACGATCCTACTCCCTGTGCTGTGCATCATGTTCTCCTACATG GCTGCAGGTCAGGAGTGCAGCGGTCAGTGTTCCTGCCCCTCCACCCTGCCTCAGTGTCCCCCGGGAGTGAGTCTAGTGCTGGatggctgcagctgctgcagggtGTGTGCCAAACAGATGGGCGAGCTCTGCACTGAGAAAGATGTCTGTGACCCCCACAAGGGTCTTTACTGTGACTTTGGAGCCCCCACCAACAGACGCATCGGAGTGTGCACAG CTCGGGAGGGAGCGACCTGCGTGTTTGGCGGTATGGTGTACAAAAATGGAGAGTCATTCCAGAGCAGCTGCAAGTACCAGTGTACCTGTCTGGATGGAGCTGTGGGCTGTGTCCCGCTTTGCTCCATGGACATCCGTCTGCCCAGCCCAGACTGCCCCATGCCAAAACGTGTCAAGGTGCCCGGGAAGTGCTGCGAGGAGTGGATATGTGAATCTCCCCAAAAGAACTCCTTCGCAGGCACTGCTTTGGCCG CATACAGAGAGGAGGAGACTTATGGTCCAGATCCTAATATGATGAGGGAGAACTGTCTGGTTCAGACTACTGAATGGAGTGCCTGCTCCAAGACCTGTGGCCTTGGGATATCTACCAGGGTCACCAATGACAATCACGAGTGCAGGCTTGAAAAGCAAACCCGGCTGTGCATGGTGAGACCATGCGAGTCCCAGCTGGAGCAGAGCATCAGG AAAGGGAAAAAGTGCATCCGCACTCCCAGGGTCTCCAAGCCCATGAAGTTTGAGATCTCAGGCTGCACCACCACCAAGTCCTACAGGCCAAAGTTTTGCGGCGTCTGCCTGGACGGCCGCTGCTGCACCCCCCACAGGACCACCACCCTGCCCATGGAGTTCAAGTGCCCCGATGGGCAGGTGATGAAGAAGCACATGATGTTCATCAAGTCCTGCGCCTGCCACTACAACTGCCCCGGGGAGAACGACATCTTCGAGGCTATGTATTACAAGAAGATGATCGGCGACATGGCGTGA